A genomic region of Gemmata massiliana contains the following coding sequences:
- the hflC gene encoding protease modulator HflC encodes MRRFLIVVTLLLVGLWLRSAFFAVDAAEFVYVTRFGHVEAIHDGGTNAGLHIKAPWPIDSVLRMDRRVQSFDLPAVEALTRDPATRTVDKTLAVDAFVTWKIPDTEAADRFVKTVRTPEQAKKILGPLINGRLAAVISTMPIEDLIGVTDTQTTLAAITGGQGAALPESSFRTDDSRLIDERNERVRRRLLGSESLHGGPANPVDDIRTKALSEYGIQVIDIRVRRFSYPDTVRGSIAERIRSERAKKVADYESDGRKRAADITTDADRAARIIETDAKAQKTVIEGQANAEAARIRAAAYAQDREFYLFLEQLRSFQAMLSDTRDVLLLTTKHPLLRIIQGPPAPAQAPPPK; translated from the coding sequence ATGCGCCGCTTCCTCATCGTTGTCACGTTGCTTCTCGTGGGGCTGTGGCTCCGGTCCGCGTTCTTCGCGGTGGACGCGGCCGAATTCGTGTACGTGACGCGGTTCGGCCACGTCGAAGCGATCCACGACGGCGGAACCAACGCCGGCCTTCACATCAAAGCTCCGTGGCCCATCGACTCCGTGCTGCGCATGGACCGGCGGGTGCAGTCGTTCGACCTGCCCGCGGTCGAAGCGCTCACCCGCGACCCCGCGACCCGCACCGTCGACAAGACACTCGCGGTCGATGCGTTCGTGACGTGGAAGATCCCCGACACCGAGGCCGCGGACCGCTTCGTGAAGACTGTCCGCACTCCCGAACAGGCGAAAAAGATCCTCGGGCCGCTCATCAACGGGCGGCTCGCGGCGGTCATCAGTACGATGCCGATCGAAGACCTGATCGGGGTCACCGACACGCAAACCACGCTCGCGGCCATCACCGGCGGGCAGGGCGCTGCTCTGCCCGAATCGTCGTTCCGCACCGACGATTCCCGACTCATCGACGAGCGCAACGAGCGCGTGCGCCGGCGGCTGCTCGGCTCCGAAAGCTTGCACGGCGGCCCCGCGAACCCGGTGGACGACATCCGCACAAAGGCCCTCAGCGAGTACGGCATCCAGGTAATCGACATCCGCGTGCGCCGGTTCAGTTACCCAGACACCGTGCGCGGGAGCATCGCGGAACGCATCCGCAGCGAGCGCGCGAAGAAGGTCGCCGACTACGAGAGCGACGGCCGCAAGCGCGCCGCGGACATCACCACCGATGCGGACCGCGCCGCCCGCATCATCGAGACCGATGCGAAGGCCCAGAAGACCGTGATCGAGGGCCAAGCTAACGCGGAAGCTGCCCGTATCCGCGCCGCGGCTTACGCCCAGGACCGCGAGTTCTACCTGTTCCTGGAACAACTGCGGTCGTTCCAAGCAATGCTCTCCGACACCCGCGACGTGCTGCTGCTCACCACCAAGCACCCACTGCTGCGGATCATTCAGGGACCGCCGGCGCCGGCACAAGCACCGCCACCGAAGTAG
- a CDS encoding dienelactone hydrolase family protein: MLSRREALALPAAGLLSSHPFLQFVFAADTEDPTKVFSDGKKPTDARLGAPKTLNDYFPFIVPKTKEAWEARRKQLREQLLVATGLWPLPEKTPLNATVHGKIDKGDYTIEKVYFASTPGHYVSGNLYRPVGPDASKPVKFPGVLFAHGHWENGRLHDAGEKAGKTNVDGGGEPDMDRGRYFLQALPATLAKLGFVVFHYDMVGVADSTAIPHGKGFADADGELRLQSAMGLQTWNSVRALDFLAGLPDVDTKRLGMTGASGGGTQTFMLAAIDDRLAAVFPAVMVSTGMQGGCVCENCSLLRVNTGNVEIAGLFAPKPQAFSCANDWTKDFVRKGYPELEELYKLYGAATRVDAKEWLRYGHQYNVHAREFMYYWMRNYLMSKEEKVTEPAFKPVVPTSGLSVYDDKHPRPKDELGAKALREVMAKASDEQIAKLTPKDTESLKEFHRVVGTALRVMVNSAPPKGIMLSEWTGNFPFVRGALTRVGSHDAYHTSSTADLVAKLHAGSVSHPNEADYCHGDVLPFYVAEPKKRANQWALWLHPAGKSSLFEKGKLVPTAQAILDKNIGILAIDVLGTGEQVSGKPFAVDKGFAGYTYGYNRTLLAQRVHDALTAISFIRRSYLKSGFVLGGTEEKGNPVHIVGWDSFGPIAILAKALAGDAVAKTAADMNQFKFEDIKDTADPMLLPGAVKYGGLGSFLALCAPGEVLVHNHKGTGSGQVSRAAYEAAGAAKNLTRVSEKLDPAKVVEWLVK, from the coding sequence ATGCTCTCACGCCGCGAAGCACTCGCCCTCCCCGCCGCGGGACTCCTGTCGTCCCACCCCTTCCTTCAATTCGTATTCGCCGCCGACACCGAAGACCCCACGAAGGTATTCAGCGACGGCAAGAAACCGACCGACGCGCGCCTCGGGGCGCCGAAGACACTCAACGACTACTTCCCCTTCATCGTGCCGAAAACGAAAGAGGCGTGGGAAGCGCGCCGGAAGCAGCTCCGCGAGCAATTACTCGTCGCCACAGGGCTCTGGCCGCTGCCGGAGAAGACTCCGCTCAACGCGACCGTTCACGGCAAGATCGATAAGGGCGACTACACGATCGAGAAGGTCTACTTCGCCAGCACCCCGGGCCACTACGTGTCCGGCAACCTGTACCGACCGGTCGGTCCCGACGCCAGCAAACCCGTGAAATTCCCGGGGGTTCTGTTCGCGCACGGCCACTGGGAAAACGGGCGCCTCCACGACGCGGGCGAAAAGGCCGGCAAAACTAATGTCGACGGCGGTGGTGAACCGGACATGGACCGCGGCCGGTACTTCCTGCAAGCGCTGCCGGCGACACTGGCGAAGCTCGGATTCGTGGTGTTCCACTACGACATGGTGGGCGTGGCCGACAGCACCGCGATCCCGCACGGTAAGGGCTTCGCGGACGCCGACGGCGAGCTGCGCCTGCAAAGCGCGATGGGACTCCAAACCTGGAACAGCGTTCGCGCGCTCGATTTCCTCGCCGGGTTGCCCGACGTGGACACCAAGCGCCTGGGAATGACCGGCGCGAGCGGCGGCGGCACGCAGACGTTCATGCTCGCGGCTATTGACGACCGGCTCGCGGCGGTGTTCCCCGCGGTGATGGTGAGCACCGGAATGCAGGGTGGGTGCGTGTGCGAGAACTGCTCGCTGCTCCGCGTGAATACGGGCAACGTCGAAATCGCCGGGCTGTTCGCGCCGAAGCCGCAAGCATTCTCCTGCGCCAACGACTGGACGAAGGACTTCGTGCGCAAGGGTTACCCCGAACTGGAAGAGCTTTACAAGCTGTACGGTGCGGCGACCCGCGTGGACGCAAAAGAGTGGCTGCGCTACGGGCACCAGTACAACGTTCACGCGCGCGAGTTCATGTACTACTGGATGCGCAACTATCTGATGAGTAAGGAGGAGAAGGTTACCGAACCGGCGTTCAAACCGGTCGTGCCCACATCGGGTTTGAGCGTTTACGACGACAAGCACCCGCGCCCGAAGGACGAACTCGGCGCGAAGGCACTCCGCGAAGTGATGGCAAAAGCCAGCGACGAGCAGATCGCGAAACTCACCCCGAAGGACACCGAGAGCCTGAAAGAGTTCCACCGCGTGGTGGGCACCGCGTTGCGAGTGATGGTGAACAGCGCCCCGCCCAAAGGCATCATGCTGAGCGAATGGACGGGCAACTTCCCGTTCGTTCGTGGCGCACTCACTCGTGTCGGCAGCCACGACGCATACCACACATCAAGCACCGCCGATCTCGTGGCAAAGCTTCACGCAGGGAGCGTCTCGCATCCCAACGAGGCCGACTACTGCCACGGCGACGTGTTACCTTTCTACGTGGCCGAACCCAAGAAACGCGCGAATCAGTGGGCTCTGTGGCTGCATCCGGCGGGTAAATCGAGCCTATTCGAGAAGGGGAAACTAGTCCCAACGGCGCAAGCAATCCTTGATAAGAACATCGGTATTCTGGCGATTGACGTTCTCGGAACCGGCGAGCAAGTGAGTGGCAAACCGTTCGCGGTAGACAAGGGGTTCGCCGGCTACACCTACGGCTACAACCGAACCCTCTTGGCGCAGCGCGTTCACGACGCGCTGACTGCGATCTCCTTCATCCGGCGTTCGTACCTGAAGAGCGGTTTCGTGCTCGGTGGTACCGAAGAGAAGGGCAATCCTGTTCACATCGTCGGGTGGGATTCGTTCGGGCCGATCGCGATTCTCGCGAAGGCACTGGCCGGCGACGCGGTCGCGAAGACCGCGGCCGATATGAACCAGTTCAAGTTCGAGGACATCAAGGACACGGCCGATCCGATGCTGCTCCCCGGCGCCGTGAAGTACGGCGGGCTGGGCTCGTTCCTCGCGCTGTGCGCGCCGGGCGAGGTGCTCGTTCACAACCACAAAGGTACCGGGAGCGGCCAGGTGTCGCGTGCCGCATACGAGGCCGCGGGCGCGGCCAAGAACCTCACCCGCGTGTCCGAAAAACTCGATCCCGCGAAGGTCGTTGAGTGGTTGGTGAAGTAA
- a CDS encoding DNA-directed RNA polymerase subunit alpha C-terminal domain-containing protein: protein MTESLIDLRALLVEREDFEGGMVGRLREGLAQGGPQVRALKDIIDTLTKRLAVAAPPQQKKIHLKLGVANYFLGHVRVAVDNLLKAEGPLAAFFLGQAHVTLGQSRQYAEDGADTTDHYDAAVKAFERAEKSGYAPQSVQLQRAGVLRLQGHLGESKTILAKLKDAAAHNAEYYYQEGALAEAEGDIPRAAKYFERAVELEPRHSAALFRLGFLNDQQGNDYEAIGYYERCLKYPPVGKGVLYNLGVLYEDNDMYDKAADCYRRLAKADPRDERAKLFVKDSEASLSMHYDPEDEQLSQANRVVLEIPITDFELSVRSRNCLKRMNIRTLGDLTRVTESQLLASKNFGETSLEEIKIIMNAKQLRIGQSLDQGQQYEFRYRPQQNLSPEEQATLNKPVSDLNLSVRARKCMNRLNIGTLGELVQRTADELLEAKNFGQTSLTEVRERLGQFNLKLRGD from the coding sequence GTGACGGAATCTCTCATCGATCTGCGGGCGCTTCTCGTCGAGCGCGAAGACTTTGAAGGCGGGATGGTCGGGCGGCTGCGTGAGGGGTTGGCCCAGGGCGGGCCACAGGTTCGTGCCCTCAAAGACATCATCGACACGCTCACGAAGCGGCTCGCGGTCGCGGCCCCGCCTCAACAAAAGAAGATCCACCTCAAACTCGGTGTCGCCAACTACTTCCTCGGGCACGTCCGCGTCGCGGTGGACAACCTGCTGAAGGCGGAAGGCCCGTTGGCCGCGTTCTTCCTCGGGCAGGCCCACGTGACGCTCGGTCAGTCGCGCCAGTACGCGGAAGACGGGGCCGACACGACCGACCACTACGACGCGGCCGTCAAAGCCTTTGAACGGGCGGAAAAGTCGGGCTACGCGCCGCAATCGGTGCAGCTCCAGCGCGCCGGCGTGCTCCGATTGCAGGGGCATCTCGGTGAATCGAAGACCATCCTCGCCAAGCTCAAGGACGCGGCCGCCCACAACGCGGAATACTACTACCAGGAAGGCGCACTCGCGGAGGCCGAGGGCGATATTCCCCGGGCCGCGAAGTACTTCGAGCGCGCCGTTGAACTCGAACCCCGTCACTCGGCCGCCCTCTTCCGCCTGGGCTTCCTGAACGACCAGCAGGGGAACGACTACGAAGCTATCGGGTACTACGAGCGGTGCCTGAAATACCCGCCGGTGGGGAAGGGCGTCCTGTACAACCTCGGCGTGCTGTACGAAGACAACGATATGTACGACAAGGCCGCGGACTGCTACCGCCGGCTCGCGAAGGCCGACCCGCGCGACGAGCGCGCCAAGTTGTTCGTGAAGGACTCCGAAGCATCGCTCTCGATGCACTACGATCCGGAAGACGAGCAACTCAGCCAGGCCAACCGCGTCGTGCTCGAAATCCCGATCACCGACTTCGAGCTGTCGGTCCGCAGCCGCAACTGCCTCAAGCGGATGAACATCCGCACGCTCGGCGACCTCACGCGCGTCACCGAGTCGCAACTGCTCGCGAGCAAGAACTTCGGCGAAACGTCGCTCGAAGAAATCAAGATCATCATGAACGCGAAGCAGCTGCGCATCGGGCAGTCGCTCGACCAGGGGCAACAGTACGAGTTCCGCTACCGCCCGCAGCAGAACCTCAGCCCGGAAGAACAGGCCACGCTCAACAAGCCGGTGAGCGACCTGAACCTCTCCGTTCGTGCGCGCAAGTGCATGAATCGTCTAAACATCGGCACGCTCGGCGAACTCGTCCAGCGAACCGCCGACGAACTGCTCGAAGCCAAGAACTTCGGTCAGACCTCGCTCACGGAGGTCCGCGAACGCCTCGGTCAGTTCAATCTCAAACTCCGTGGAGACTGA
- the tgt gene encoding tRNA guanosine(34) transglycosylase Tgt → MHFTLHATDGAARAGTFTTPHGEVPTPAFMPVGTQATVKGLTPEMVRAAGAHIILGNTYHLALRPGDEIVRDFGGLHKFMHWDGPILTDSGGFQVFSLAGQVKITDHGAKFKSHIDGSPLELTPERAVEIQQNLGSDIAMVLDECPPATSESAKMRAAVLRTIRWAERCKKHHSRPGQAQFAIVQGGLNLDLRAECARELVAMDFPGYALGGFSVGEAPEAMHAALPACAACLPEHKPRYLMGVGRPQDLLAGVASGIDMFDCVMPTRNGRNALAFTSDGPIRLRNAKHRRDPAPVASDCACYCCENYSRGYLHHLFAADEMLGPTLLSLHNIAFYLRLMADARHAITEGRFAAFRAGCLARWNADS, encoded by the coding sequence ATGCACTTCACTCTTCACGCCACTGACGGGGCCGCCCGCGCCGGTACGTTCACCACGCCGCACGGTGAGGTGCCGACGCCCGCGTTCATGCCGGTTGGTACGCAGGCCACGGTCAAAGGGTTGACGCCGGAGATGGTCCGCGCCGCCGGCGCGCACATCATTCTCGGGAACACGTACCACCTCGCGCTTCGCCCCGGCGACGAGATCGTTCGCGACTTCGGCGGGCTGCACAAGTTCATGCACTGGGACGGCCCGATCCTCACGGACTCGGGCGGCTTCCAGGTGTTCAGCCTCGCCGGGCAGGTGAAAATCACTGACCACGGCGCGAAGTTCAAAAGCCACATTGACGGTTCTCCGCTCGAACTGACGCCCGAACGCGCCGTCGAGATCCAGCAGAATCTCGGTTCCGATATCGCGATGGTACTCGACGAGTGCCCGCCAGCGACTTCTGAGTCGGCGAAGATGCGCGCCGCCGTCCTCCGCACTATTCGCTGGGCGGAACGCTGCAAAAAGCACCATTCCCGGCCCGGTCAGGCGCAGTTCGCCATCGTGCAGGGCGGGCTGAACCTCGATCTGCGTGCGGAATGTGCCCGCGAACTCGTCGCAATGGACTTCCCCGGGTACGCGCTGGGTGGGTTTAGCGTTGGAGAAGCGCCGGAGGCCATGCACGCGGCTCTGCCCGCGTGCGCCGCGTGCTTGCCCGAGCACAAACCGCGGTACCTCATGGGTGTGGGGCGCCCGCAGGACTTGCTCGCCGGGGTCGCGTCCGGGATCGACATGTTCGATTGCGTGATGCCCACCCGCAACGGCCGGAACGCCCTCGCGTTCACGAGCGACGGACCGATCCGCTTGCGGAACGCGAAACACCGGCGAGATCCGGCCCCCGTCGCGTCCGATTGCGCGTGCTACTGCTGCGAGAACTACTCGCGGGGCTACCTGCACCACCTGTTCGCAGCCGACGAGATGTTGGGGCCGACGCTGCTGAGTCTGCACAACATCGCGTTCTACCTGCGGTTGATGGCGGACGCCCGGCACGCCATCACCGAGGGGCGGTTCGCGGCCTTCCGTGCCGGTTGCCTTGCCCGCTGGAACGCCGATTCCTAA
- the yajC gene encoding preprotein translocase subunit YajC, which yields MSLLLLFAQEGQQQPPGALPGGPMAPLFILGLVVLFLLVVVFPAQRRQKKDQEQVIASIKRGTKVLTNAGIVATVVSAKDGEDEIVIRSEDTKLRIKRNVVVQVLGSDDAEAAKQ from the coding sequence ATGAGCTTGCTCTTATTATTCGCGCAAGAAGGGCAACAACAGCCGCCGGGCGCGCTGCCCGGTGGCCCGATGGCGCCGTTGTTCATCCTCGGGTTGGTGGTGCTGTTCCTGCTCGTGGTCGTCTTCCCGGCCCAGCGCCGGCAGAAGAAGGACCAGGAACAGGTGATCGCGTCGATCAAGCGCGGGACCAAAGTGCTGACCAACGCGGGTATCGTCGCCACCGTCGTTTCGGCGAAGGACGGCGAGGACGAGATCGTGATCCGCTCCGAGGACACGAAGCTGCGGATCAAGCGCAACGTGGTCGTCCAGGTGCTCGGCTCGGACGACGCGGAAGCGGCCAAACAGTAA